GTGCTGAGAAACATTTCTATCAAGAATGCCACTTATGGGATTCTTGTTTGCATGTGACATGCCTTCGTGGGTTTTGTTTGAATATTAAAACCATTTAGTGATACTACACAGATAATCAAAAACCTCTTTTTGAGCAGGATATTTTCTTATGCTATGATATCGGATAATCTTGGATGATGTTTGATCCTTTTATTCCTAGAGCGAAATTCATTATAGCATAAAATAGAAATCATAGATTACGTCACTCCCGTTCCATTGAAGCCAATTTGAACCTGATTGAAACAGAATCAAATTTCCTCTAATTTACAAGTGTAACCATTTGATCTAATATACAACAGAAACAATTACAAAATATGCTTGGTTTTACAAAACACTGTAAAATATGTGGAATTGATTTGCAAAAAAATAATGAACTGAAACGATTTGGAAAATCATTTTGTTCAGAAGACCATGTAAATCAATTTGTAGAATTAAAAAAACAGCAACTAAAAAATAATCCTAAACGAAGAGGTTGTTGTTAACAGACTCAAACTATTGTGTTTTGTTTAACACACAACTTTTTGTTAATTTGTTATGAATTGAATAATACGACCATATCAGTAACCCAATTGAGACTACTAAAAGAGGAATTTGGTATACTGAAAGAAATGTTGATGCTGCAACTCCTGCACCACCAAAGCTAGTCAAAAGCACAAATCCCATAGACGAACAACTAGCACATCCACCTGCCATCATTCCCACAGATGAGCCCATAAATGAGGATTTGTTCATTTTTACAGTTGTATTTTTTAGAACATAGATGTTCATACTTAGTATTATTCCCATTAGTGCAGATATTGTATTTGATAAAATAAAAACAGAAATTGCATCTGAAGGAAGATAAAATACAAAAACAGGAGTGAAGAACAATAATTCTCCAAATACACTAAACATTATCCAAAATAAAGTAAAAATTACAGATGCCAGAAAAATGTAGAATTTATTTTGAAAAACTTGTTTAAAGGAAGATATCATTTTTTCACCTAGTTTAAACTATCATCAAACATCTTTTCAAATGTTGCAAATGGATATGCACCAGTAAGTGCTTGAGGTTTGGAACCATCGTTTTTGAGCATTAGAAATGATGGAGTGCCTGTAAACTCGATTTGTTTTGCAAGAGCAAGATCACTATCTACCAATGATTTGTATTTGTTACTATCAAGACATGAATCAAAACTTTGTTTATCTAATCCCATGTTTGATGCAATTTGTTTTATATTGTCTTTGCTGGCCCAACCAGAATTCTCATGACCTTGATTATTGTATAATTCATCATGAAATTCCCAAAACATTCCCTGATCATTTGCACATTGAGATGCCATTGCAGCAGTTTTTGAGTCAGGACCAACTACAGTAAAGTGCTTAAATGCCATACTGACTTGACCAGATTCTATATAAGATGCCTCTATTTGTGGACTGGTGTCTCTTGCAAATCGTCCACAGTTTGGACATTGAAAGTCCCCAAACTCAATTAAAGTGATAGGGGCTGACGGATCTCCTTTCAGTGGAGTGTCAGAAGTGATAAGACTTGAAAAGGATAATGGTGAAACTGATGAATCGGTGCCTGTATTTTCAGTATTTGTATCAGTAGAATCAAAATTAAGTGCAGATACTACGATGATTGCAATAACTACAGAGACAATAGCACCAATAATCAAAGGCTTTTTCATACATCTCGCAGTAATCATTATCCATTTACGTCTTTTTCCACTTTTAATAGGTTCTAAATTGTTAAAATCTATACCTATAGAATTTTACAAATGTAAGTATTTGGTAATAAATACAAAATCAAAGTATACAATCAGATAATGGATAATCTCGTAATAGAAGCCAAAAAAGATCAAATCAAAAAGACAGCCATTAAAATTGGTGGGATGCATTGTGCAGGATGCATAACTGCAATTCAAAATTACATGTCAGATGTTGATGGGGTGGAAAAATGTCAAGTAAATTTGGCAGCTGAAAAAGCTACTTTGGAATATGATTCATCAGTGATTAATTTGGAAAATATTGAAAATTTATTAAAAGACATTGGTTATACTGTCGTCTATGAGAAATTCTCTGCAAAGATTGATGGAGTATCTGATTCTGTAAATTCGGAAAAATTAAAAACAAATCTAATTGGAATAGCAGGAGTAAGAGAAATTTCAGTCAATACTGAAAACAGTCAAGTTGTTATTGAATACAATCCCGCTCTACTTTCAAGTTCAGATCTTAGAGGGATGATTAATAGATCAGGATTTCAAATTTTAAGTGAAGATGATGTTGTATCATCAGAAGGAATTGAAGCAAGGAAATTAAAAAGACTGTTCATAATTGGAGTTATTTTTTCAATGCCTGTTGTCATATTTGGATATCCGGAATTTCTTTCATTTGTTCCATTTGCTGGAACCGATACTGCAGCATATTTGATCTTTGTGTGTGCAAGCATTGTTCAGTTTGTAGTAGGGAGAAGATTCTATGTTGGAGCATACAGGATAGCAAAAATAAAGTCTGCAAATATGGATACTCTAGTTGTTACTGGTACAACTGCTGCATTTCTATTTAGTGTATGGAATACATTTCCAACGCCTGTTTGGGAAAATATCTACTATGATGCAGCTGCAATTGTAGTTACATTCATAATTTTAGGAAAATACATGGAACACAAAACAAAAGGAAAAGCATCATCTATTATTCGTAAAATGCTTGAACTACAGCCAAAAACGACTAGAATTAAAAAAGGAGACGAAGAAATTGACGTTCCTATAGAGTCCATCCAGCCTGGGGATATTGTAATTGTGAGACCTGGAGAGAAAATCCCTGTTGATAGCATAGTTGCTGATGGATTTTCTGCAGTTGATGAATCAATGATTACGGGGGAATCTGTTCCTGTTGAAAAAAAGCCGGGTGACAGAGCTATTGGAGGCACAGTAAATCATGAGGGTTCTCTAGTGCTCCAAGCTACAAAAGTTGGAAACGATACTATTCTTTCACAGATTGTTAAACTAGTAGAAGACGCGATGGGAACAAAACCGCCAATGCAGAGAATAGTAGACAAGATAGCAGGTTACTTTGCATTGATAGTTTTGGTTGTGGCACTTGGTACATTTCTGACTTGGTATTTTGTTGCACCAGATGGTGCAGGTATTGCAATAGCATTAATTCCAGCAGTTGCCATACTTGTGGTTGCATGTCCTTGTGCGTTGGGCTTGGCAACTCCTACTGCAATCATGGTTGGAATGGGAAAGGGTGCAAGTAGTGGCGTAATATTCAAGGGCGGAGATGCATTAGAAATACTTGGCAAGATCCAAGTAACGGTATTTGACAAAACAGGTACATTAAC
This genomic window from Nitrosopumilus ureiphilus contains:
- a CDS encoding heavy metal translocating P-type ATPase, producing MDNLVIEAKKDQIKKTAIKIGGMHCAGCITAIQNYMSDVDGVEKCQVNLAAEKATLEYDSSVINLENIENLLKDIGYTVVYEKFSAKIDGVSDSVNSEKLKTNLIGIAGVREISVNTENSQVVIEYNPALLSSSDLRGMINRSGFQILSEDDVVSSEGIEARKLKRLFIIGVIFSMPVVIFGYPEFLSFVPFAGTDTAAYLIFVCASIVQFVVGRRFYVGAYRIAKIKSANMDTLVVTGTTAAFLFSVWNTFPTPVWENIYYDAAAIVVTFIILGKYMEHKTKGKASSIIRKMLELQPKTTRIKKGDEEIDVPIESIQPGDIVIVRPGEKIPVDSIVADGFSAVDESMITGESVPVEKKPGDRAIGGTVNHEGSLVLQATKVGNDTILSQIVKLVEDAMGTKPPMQRIVDKIAGYFALIVLVVALGTFLTWYFVAPDGAGIAIALIPAVAILVVACPCALGLATPTAIMVGMGKGASSGVIFKGGDALEILGKIQVTVFDKTGTLTEGKPKVTDIIPVNTSNRTNDNSELDDANTLLRFTAIAEKNSEHPLAKSIVQNAKDMNLHIESPSEFVSIPGKGVRAVFEGKEILVASPSQMKREGVDLNSIEENIFNLQQEGKTVVVTTHDGKLIGFIALLDIPKPSAKTTLRELEKLGIDVVMLTGDNQRAAATIAKDLSISRVFSDVVPSEKVEIIKQLQNEGKKVGMIGDGINDAAALTQADVGIAVGSGTDIALEAGNVVLLRNDLFAVISSIEISKKTVGKIKQNLFYAFVYNAVLIPFAGLGLLYPALAGLAMATSSVSVTLSSLSLKRWNPQKI
- a CDS encoding DsbA family protein; the protein is MKKPLIIGAIVSVVIAIIVVSALNFDSTDTNTENTGTDSSVSPLSFSSLITSDTPLKGDPSAPITLIEFGDFQCPNCGRFARDTSPQIEASYIESGQVSMAFKHFTVVGPDSKTAAMASQCANDQGMFWEFHDELYNNQGHENSGWASKDNIKQIASNMGLDKQSFDSCLDSNKYKSLVDSDLALAKQIEFTGTPSFLMLKNDGSKPQALTGAYPFATFEKMFDDSLN